The nucleotide sequence NNNNNNNNNNNNNNNNNNNNNNNNNNNNNNNNNNNNNNNNNNNNNNNNNNNNNNNNNNNNNNNNNNNNNNNNNNNNNNNNNNNNNNNNNNNNNNNNNNNNNNNNNNNNNNNNNNNNNNNNNNNNNNNNNNNNNNNNNNNNNNNNNNNNNNNNNNNNNNNNNNNNNNNNNNNNNNNNNNNNNNNNNNNNNNNNNNNNNNNNNNNNNNNNNNNNNNNNNNNNNNNNNNNNNNNNNNNNNNNNNNNNNNNNNNNNNNNNNNNNNNNNNNNNNNNNNNNNNNNNNNNNNNNNNNNNNNNNNNNNNNNNNNNNNNNNNNNNNNNNNNNNNNNNNNNNNNNNNNNNNNNNNNNNNNNNNNNNNNNNNNNNNNNNNNNNNNNNNNNNNNNNNNNNNNNNNNNNNNNNNNNNNNNNNNNNNNNNNNNNNNNNNNNNNNNNNNNNNNNNNNNNNNNNNNNNNNNNNNNNNNNNNNNNNNNNNNNNNNNNNNNNNNNNNNNNNNNNNNNNNNNNNNNNNNNNNNNNNNNNNNNNNNNNNNNNNNNNNNNNNNNNNNNNNNNNNNNNNNNNNNNNNNNNNNNNNNNNNNNNNNNNNNNNNNNNNNNNNNNNNNNNNNNNNNNNNNNNNNNNNNNNNNNNNNNNNNNNNNNNNNNNNNNNNNNNNNNNNNNNNNNNNNNNNNNNNNNNNNNNNNNNNNNNNNNNNNNNNNNNNNNNNNNNNNNNNNNNNNNNNNNNNNNNNNNNNNNNNNNNNNNNNNNNNNNNNNNNNNNNNNNNNNNNNNNNNNNNNNNNNNNNNNNNNNNNNNNNNNNNNNNNNNNNNNNNNNNNNNNNNNNNNNNNNNNNNNNNNNNNNNNNNNNNNNNNNNNNNNNNNNNNNNNNNNNNNNNNNNNNNNNNNNNNNNNNNNNNNNNNNNNNNNNNNNNNNNNNNNNNNNNNNNNNNNNNNNNNNNNNNNNNNNNNNNNNNNNNNNNNNNNNNNNNNNNNNNNNNNNNNNNNNNNNNNNNNNNNNNNNNNNNNNNNNNNNNNNNNNNNNNNNNNNNNNNNNNNNNNNNNNNNNNNNNNNNNNNNNNNNNNNNNNNNNNNNNNNNNNNNNNNNNNNNNNNNNNNNNNNNNNNNNNNNNNNNNNNNNNNNNNNNNNNNNNNNNNNNNNNNNNNNNNNNNNNNNNNNNNNNNNNNNNNNNNNNNNNNNNNNNNNNNNNNNNNNNNNNNNNNNNNNNNNNNNNNNNNNNNNNNNNNNNNNNNNNNNNNNNNNNNNNNNNNNNNNNNNNNNNNNNNNNNNNNNNNNNNNNNNNNNNNNNNNNNNNNNNNNNNNNNNNNNNNNNNNNNNNNNNNNNNNNNNNNNNNNNNNNNNNNNNNNNNNNNNNNNNNNNNNNNNNNNNNNNNNNNNNNNNNNNNNNNNNNNNNNNNNNNNNNNNNNNNNNNNNNNNNNNNNNNNNNNNNNNNNNNNNNNNNNNNNNNNNNNNNNNNNNNNNNNNNNNNNNNNNNNNNNNNNNNNNNNNNNNNNNNNNNNNNNNNNNNNNNNNNNNNNNNNNNNNNNNNNNNNNNNNNNNNNNNNNNNNNNNNNNNNNNNNNNNNNNNNNNNNNNNNNNNNNNNNNNNNNNNNNNNNNNNNNNNNNNNNNNNNNNNNNNNNNNNNNNNNNNNNNNNNNNNNNNNNNNNNNNNNNNNNNNNNNNNNNNNNNNNNNNNNNNNNNNNNNNNNNNNNNNNNNNNNNNNNNNNNNNNNNNNNNNNNNNNNNNNNNNNNNNNNNNNNNNNNNNNNNNNNNNNNNNNNNNNNNNNNNNNNNNNNNNNNNNNNNNNNNNNNNNNNNNNNNNNNNNNNNNNNNNNNNNNNNNNNNNNNNNNNNNNNNNNNNNNNNNNNNNNNNNNNNNNNNNNNNNNNNNNNNNNNNNNNNNNNNNNNNNNNNNNNNNNNNNNNNNNNNNNNNNNNNNNNNNNNNNNNNNNNNNNNNNNNNNNNNNNNNNNNNNNNNNNNNNNNNNNNNNNNNNNNNNNNNNNNNNNNNNNNNNNNNNNNNNNNNNNNNNNNNNNNNNNNNNNNNNNNNNNNNNNNNNNNNNNNNNNNNNNNNNNNNNNNNNNNNNNNNNNNNNNNNNNNNNNNNNNNNNNNNNNNNNNNNNNNNNNNNNNNNNNNNNNNNNNNNNNNNNNNNNNNNNNNNNNNNNNNNNNNNNNNNNNNNNNNNNNNNNNNNNNNNNNNNNNNNNNNNNNNNNNNNNNNNNNNNNNNNNNNNNNNNNNNNNNNNNNNNNNNNNNNNNNNNNNNNNNNNNNNNNNNNNNNNNNNNNNNNNNNNNNNNNNNNNNNNNNNNNNNNNNNNNNNNNNNNNNNNNNNNNNNNNNNNNNNNNNNNNNNNNNNNNNNNNNNNNNNNNNNNNNNNNNNNNNNNNNNNNNNNNNNNNNNNNNNNNNNNNNNNNNNNNNNNNNNNNNNNNNNNNNNNNNNNNNNNNNNNNNNNNNNNNNNNNNNNNNNNNNNNNNNNNNNNNNNNNNNNNNNNNNNNNNNNNNNNNNNNNNNNNNNNNNNNNNNNNNNNNNNNNNNNNNNNNNNNNNNNNNNNNNNNNNNNNNNNNNNNNNNNNNNNNNNNNNNNNNNNNNNNNNNNNNNNNNNNNNNNNNNNNNNNNNNNNNNNNNNNNNNNNNNNNNNNNNNNNNNNNNNNNNNNNNNNNNNNNNNNNNNNNNNNNNNNNNNNNNNNNNNNNNNNNNNNNNNNNNNNNNNNNNNNNNNNNNNNNNNNNNNNNNNNNNNNNNNNNNNNNNNNNNNNNNNNNNNNNNNNNNNNNNNNNNNNNNNNNNNNNNNNNNNNNNNNNNNNNNNNNNNNNNNNNNNNNNNNNNNNNNNNNNNNNNNNNNNNAGCTATAAAGGTATTAAATATATCGAATCTCGAAGATACCAAACTTTTTAAAACgaaaacaacaagaaattcAAAAGATATATCGGAAAGTAAAATTTGGAAAAGATTAGGAAAAAAATGGGGTATACTTACCTGGTGCTATGTAACCATAAGTGCCTGCAAGAAGGGTTTGATTGGATGAATCAGGGTGCAGTAGTCTAGCAGTACCAAAATCTGATAAAAAAGCATCCAATTTATAGTCCAAAAGAATATTGCTACTTGATATGTCCCTATGAACAATGGGCGGAGTACAGTCATAATGCATGTAGCATAAGGCATGGACTATGCTTTTAACCACATTCACCCTTTTAATCCAATCCAGTTCCAAAGCTTCAACTTCATTGTTCAATACACAGAATAAGCTTCCTCTTTCCATGTACTTGTAAATCAAAAACATACATCTTTTATGTAGACAATAGCCGTGAAGTTTGACAATATTCCGATGTAGTATTTTTGACAATATTTGCACCTCATTTTGAAAGCTTTTCAAGTATGTTGCCTCATCTGTCTCCCATCCATGAAGCTTTTTCAGGGCTACCACATTGCCTGTAGGCAATTGAGCCTTGTAAACACTGCCATAGCCTCCGATGCCTATGCAGTATTTGATATCGAAATCCTCTGTTGCTTCAATGATGTCTTCATAAGCAATTTTACCATCATAATTccatattgaaaatatatctcCATTTTTTGTCGATGTTGTCTTGGTTTGACCTTGTTTCGTCTTCCGCAAAAGCAAGAGAAACCCAAACACcgcaaaagaaagaaacaaaacagTAGATATGGCAATAACAATGATAAGTACAATTTTATGTCCTCTTTTGCAATGCGGCCAACCTTTGATTTCGCCACATAAACCTTTGTTGTTGTCAAATGCGCCCCTAGAGAATTTGGACTGTAATCCAAAGGGTATATGACCCTCTAAATCGTTGTGTGATAAATCAAGTGATGACCTTATGTGGTCATATATAGCAAGAGGAGGAATGCAACCTGAAAGTTTATTGTGGGAAAGATTCAAGTTTACTAAGATCTTCAAGTTCTGGAGTTGGGAAGGTATCTTTCCATGGATCAAGTTATCACTAAGGTCGAGGCTAGTCAGATTATTCAAATTTCCTATCTTAGAAGGGATGCGACCACTGATTCGATTTCTACTAATGCTGAGCTCATTTAAATGAATGAGATAACCCAAAGATGAAGGAATAACTCCGGTAAAATTGTTATGATCCAATCTGAGATGGATTAGATTCTTCAGATTCCAAATTCCAGGAGAGATGGAACCGTTGATTTGATTGTAACAAAGATACAAATGAGACAACTTGGTAAGATGACCAAATGTCAAGGGAATAGGACCTTGGATTTGATTTTTGATGAGATGGAAATAAGTCAGATTTGTAAGATGACCCAAAGATGAAGGAATAGCACCAACAAGGGCATTATGACTCAAGGACAATtgaactaaattttttaaattcccaatttcaaaAGGGATGGAACCGTTGATTCGATTGAAATTAAGGTACAAGTATTCCAGGTTGGTTAAACTTCCAAGAGAGGAAGGAATGACACTGGAAAGAGAGTTAGAACCCAAATCCAAATGAATCAGATTCTTTAAATTCCCAATTTCAGAAGGGATGGAACCGTTGATTCGATTGAAATTAAGGTACAAGTATTCCAGGTTGGTTAAACTTCCAAGAGAGGAAGGAATGACACTGGAAAGAGAGTTAGAACCCAAATCCAAATGAATCAGATTCTTTAAATTCCCAATTTCAGAAGGGATGGAACCGTTGATTCGATTGAAATTAAGGTACAAGTATTCCAGGTTGGTTAAACTTCCAAGAGAGGAAGGAATGACACTGGAAAGAGAGTTATAACCCAAATCCAAATGAATCagattcttcaaatttccaaaagaGGAAGGGATGACACCATAGAGGAAATAGTTATATCTCAAATCCAAATGAATAAGATTCTTCAAATATCCAAGAGAGGAAGGGATGGCACCAGAGAGGTCATAGTTATAACTCAAATCCAAATGAATAAGATTCTTCAAATATCCAAGAGAGGAAGGGATGGCACCAGAGAGGTCATAGTTATAACTCAAATCCAAATGAATAAGATTCTTCAAATATCCAAGAGAGGAAGGGATGGCACCAGAGAGGTCATAGTTATAACTCAAATCCAATTCCTCTAATAGAGTGAGGTTACCCAGTGAAACAGGTAGCTCACCATCAAGTCGACAATCAGAGATACGGAGGTAAGTGAGTTTTGTAAGCGTACCTATCTCATCTGGGATGCGACCATAGATGAAAGAATGACTAAGGTTGAGATGGAGGAGGCTGGGAAATGAAGAAAACTTCAACTGGCTAAGCATACACCGTGGAGGTGAATAGGTAATCTGAATAACATGTCCCTCCCTGTTGCAGGTGATGCCGTCCCATGTGCAATGATGAGAAGTAGTGTTTTCCATGTACCACCACCAAGTGGAGTTGCGGAGAGCCTCGGCCTCAGCCTCCACCTGTGCGTCAATtgtagcagcagcagcagcaggaGGTGATGAGATCAAGAGCATGTTACATGATAACAATACCACTGAAACCACCAACACCCTACAAGGATTAATGGAAAACCACTCCATTTTTTCTTAGTTTCGATTAATATTGCTATATATGCCCCAGTTGATGGTTTTATAGAAGTGGTGTTGGTGTTGATCCAACAACTCTCTTCTTCCACCCACACAGCATCTCAAGCAAGTCAAACAAGTCTTCTTCCAACTCTCCATTGGACATTAATTTGTTGGGAAACAAGTCTTCTTTGCATTAATTTGAAGCATAATTCTTGGGTACCATGTCACATGGTTCCACCTGTAATCTCtatctattaaaaattaataaaaatattgatacaCAAAAcatgtattaatattttgtttttgtacttaaattttattttctacttgTTATAGTCATcaagcatttatttattttttatttttcattatttaatagtaatgaataatgataaaataaaatcacaaaacatgtttaatattgataaaaactaaaaaatattatataatagtAGTAGTCAAAAGACTGCATTTTTATTATGTAATTGTTATTCCACTTCATGATTAGCTTGTCTAACACTTCATTTGAAGTTTCTTCCAAGCAAAGCAAGTCAACTAAGTCTTCTTAGGCCCACTTTTTAGACTTTTGATTGTTAGAAGGTTATGCTGCTAATTAACTGAGAAATTTCCCTATGATAGTAACATGTAAGGACCACAAAGAAAGCCTAAATTTGACCATACATGGATCaagatatattattaaatattttaaaatttgaaaaaaaaaattattaatttcacataggaattaattaaaaaaaaaacctttcaaaaaagtttttctatttgttatgcaatcatcaaatatatatatatattgcttttctttttactaataaaaaataaaattagctCCTATAAGCAGTactctgttttttttctctcctagaCAAAGCAAGTCAAACAACCATCCACATATTATTTCTAAAACACGATATTGGAAATTTCTTATATGATACGTGACATATGAGACCACATAAAAagaacacaaaataaataattgcaaAGAATTCCTTCCAAAAATTTGCAAAGTTTATTATATAAGGAATTAATGATTTGAAATgttaaaagttattatattttatttatcatacatCAGGTAAGAAAAAGTTTaaagtcttttttcttttcttactcaATTTCTAGAATTAATGATGCCTTCATGTCTCTTGTTTTAGCCACGCAACAAGTCAAGCAAGTCGTCACTCTTGATTGGAATTTTAGTGGGAACtgaacataattatttttaaaatttttaaataaaaactcaaaCGATAAtgatataacaaaataattattcacaaatttttataaaatgaattgtGGGAAATACTCATACCTCACCTGTATTTGGAAAatgatatgttattttttatgtatatatataattccaaataataaaaatattaaaatttttaacattatattgtaaataaatgttttatttgtcttattaatttcacaaattttaaaaaggaaatcaaaataatttttaaaaaggtttttctATTTGCTACATAattagtaaatatatatttttattttaataataataaaacataagattaaaattattaaatattttaatattaatataaactaaaaatatactttagtcaatattttatttggttattttccAAGTAATAGGTAGACAAGAAAGTCTTTCTAGCTCCATTACCaaagatttttaatttcattctatgTAAAATTTCACAATGATCGTTGTCGTGTATGTCACGATGTTTGAAAAAGTTGTTCAAAAAGTGTACCATCCATAAATTatgttgatatttttatttttatttttatttattttttattttatctttaaatcaCACCTACTTCATGGTGGTGTTGGTGTTGAGCAACTCTTTTTTCTTATGCAAGTCAAGCAAGTCTTCTTGGACGCTCAGAAGCATAAACGTATacctaacaaaataaaaagttctaatatgaaaattatagaAATCCTGTATTGCAGCTATAGTCAATCAAcaacccaaaataaaaatattttaattaatttttaaaaattaaatcaaattttaattttgaaaaactctcGATTCAGGTTCAACATTTGGTGTCATATCATATGATTCTACCAAATAGATATCACGTAggtgtatattaaaaaaataattaaaaaataacaaaaatataaaatctattGAAGGGGAATATAATTGAAAGTGAGAGTTTGCATGCTATTGAATTGTATGTATTGTATTAAATACAaacttttcaattatttttaaatttttatttattattttagaaagagTTTTTTAAATGTAATGTGTAACTTGATAAATAagagaataagaaataaaaataagttgaatACATTCCACCATTTTATTCATCATTCTCTAAAAGAGGAATGTAATGTTGAAGATTTTTGTAACTTGACATGTTGaagatgaatttttattttgtgatgaaagaatataaataaattgaaaaataaaattgatggcATTGGTCACCATAATATAATAAACGTTATTGGCAAATACTAAGAGAAAGGTAGCGcattatattgtttaatttaagttgataattttatttcattatctACATGTTGGGCATTTTATATTACCATGTTATGCATTTTATTGAAGCCTATGGGTTGCTGCATAATCAATCAAGGATGACAATggttactttatttatttattttacatatagtgaaaactaaaattatttcttgttttttatttttttacataatattaaatgtttcttattttttatttttaatagtaataaataataaaattagaattactaaacattttcataaaaaaaaatataaactaaaacaTATTACATAACGCACTAAAACCACCAAGACTTAATGAGAAGTTGCCTGCTTTTATTTGATTGCTATCCTAATTACATGGTTAGCCCTgaccaatattttatttgattcatctcttagTCAAAAAATCTTAAGCTTACTGCCAATGACTTCAATTTCATTGTGAGTGAAATTCCACAACAATAGTGTCTTCTATTATATGTCGATGGTTTTACGCATTATGTAGTATGTTTTAgtttatatatctataatttatttttatttgatcgTTATCCTAATTACATGGTTAGCCTTGACTAATAATGGAAGCTTGTATATTGTTTGAGAGTggttaaaatgaatttttatttattttattaaaagactATTTTGAGTCAACGCTCATATAAATGTATgtacaataataaaataaaaacttggaataagaaaaaattagacATCTTATATTATAGAAGCATTTAAATATAGAAACTAAATCAATCATtcacaataaaaatattctaattaactttttaaaaaataaatctaattttggaaattaagtGGGAAATGAAAGACAATTATATTGGAAAGCATGTAACTtggttttttctcttctttttaaaattggttagcaaaaattaaaattataatataatataaaatatttttattcacacggtgtttaaaataaaatttatgaaatactTGATCATAACTTGTTCATATCTATTTATATATTCTAAAACCAACAACTACCGTGCCTCAcctataaacattaaaaaattatcaaaacttactaaatgaaaatttttgaaaagatcaTTAGAAAAGAAGTTTTTTTACTTACTAAATAATCATGACCTAATATCTTATTAGGTCATGTACATATTTGTTTGAAGACGACCTAGAATGTTTAGTGTTTTCAGATAATAGAATCTCCATAacaattgacaaaaaaaaaaaaaaaaaacaacaacaacaataatctTCTACAATCTTGTAGAAAAACGGAGATCAAAAGAATCAGAGATGAGAAAATTACAGCAAATCATATCAtttgctttgataccatatcAAGTTGAAGTAAGGGaatggaagaagagaagaatTAACCCTTTctcattgaataaaaaaacacaGAGACAAAAGCTATATAAAGAGTTCAGTAACAGTagtaataaagtaataaaagcagttacaacaaataaatatatacatgacCTAATAtatcttattgttttttaaactacaaaaaataaattaaaattatcaaacatgtttaatactaacataaactaaaaacataatCCTTGTTGCAGGTTATGTTGTACCATATGGAATGATGAGAAGTAGGGTCTTCAAAGAGCCGCAATCTGATGAGAACAGTAGGTTGTATATCTAaaaatggtgattttttttttcttttttttttaacttgttatATAATCACTAGATatcttattatgtttttatttttaaccaaaaaaaaaaaaaaaactagaataaCCAAACATGTTTAAAATTAATGTGGACTGAAAACACAATCCAAAAactatttatgttttctattttaaaattaataaaaccaaaagtttaTCCAAACAATACATTAGCTAAGTGCACgctattttaaaaagtaactAATAAGAAAATCTATCCAAACTAAtatccaatgaattttttattactactcaaaaagtgatatttgatagcttgtaattaactcttttaaacacttttgagtagtagttatcaccttttaacccaattaacatgttaaggacccttgcaatcaattctaatcaaattgtgttaagttttggtgttttgatagcttttttatcaccaaaacaATCCGAAATTGAGGAgcgttctttggaatccatggcaaagcaatggaaagctcagaagcatgaagaaccgaagctttgaagtcctttgccataagcaaatccggaatgcaaggagtgtgggatcctccctaaaaaaatgCCACGTAGCTCTCTTTCCCTTGCACatgcagacggtcccccttgcgatgcgcggcatagctcattccacccagggaagaattctgtctggtcgacgttccaccttctccggatatctcacatccagaattctgtccggtcgacattccaccttctccggatatctgacatccggaattctgtccggctgacgttccaccttctccggatatctgacatccagaattctgtccggccgacgttccaccttctccggatatcttaCATTCGGAATTCTGttcggccgacgttccaccttctccggatatctcacatccggaattctgtccggccgacgttccaccttctccgaatatttcacatccggcgcctgacgccggatgagagaggagggcgtttcaacttccccggtcagatatgtccggatcctctgatagcgcttagccaaagagtttttttttttcgaagctcaggaagtcaacaatccaatgctttaaacggtgcgcgattcggagttgaaatgaaggagttacagccattgcaagcagatcactccaagttgaaggcAGAAtgttgcacggctgcgaaatcagcctttggctgcgaaaatgttgtccttttgctgcaaaaatttcgcagccattttgcacagtgccgcggtgttctcctgaaacttcccgatatgtgcgaccgacattttgagaattttttgctttaaatatttgatgtctaaatccccaaactctccttgtaacccacctatcataggattccttagtctttaagcaagaacaaaggggtgaataacctcttatatatagtttgtaatttcctttacacaatatatcatatatcatcaTGTAATCCGACGAGAGGAAGATAtataaaatacagagcacttgctctgctttttagatatatttttgttttctcgttctttttatttctagccaatcaaactctgaggatttttcctcagaggatgagaggctaggctcttcgtctcttggaaagaagaaagccgggtaagttccctcatgcacaaattggaagttttgttgttttagtttttaatgaaaagaaagtgtgacccgttaatggtttttatctttttagttaacttaaaacgcctctaaatcacctgggccaacacttggtaaggcaagtggtctccgtccattgagatgcactagttcaTCTCTTGCGaacctttgggaggtggtttgaaggtaggattttctaaaatagccaacacttggtaagcttttggactccaaggagacatccattagttatctcttgcgagcttttgacgggtaatccaaggttaaggatcaccttgaatggcaaatgctaggtgagaggcacgagccattgcaagatgcatcagtgagagggatttagtgtttgaacccattaaggggaagcatctgtaccacaccggttagagaattaactatatgttaattctctaatgtgaggaaaaaaaacaagtgaccagaactccctttttgtataaggaacctgagcctagtgatctaaactccaagaaacacttttctttgtaattaaaatcagttactactatttttggttagcttaaaaccaatcctttttcaaacatctttatgttttcttttaaagctaaccttgaaatgaaaaggcaccaattcatctttgaattaatatcaattgtgaagtgaaaacccatcccagtgaacgaccctagagccactatgctatgctagctaaggctatcctagtac is from Vitis riparia cultivar Riparia Gloire de Montpellier isolate 1030 chromosome 10, EGFV_Vit.rip_1.0, whole genome shotgun sequence and encodes:
- the LOC117924125 gene encoding probable leucine-rich repeat receptor-like protein kinase At1g35710 yields the protein MEWFSINPCRVLVVSVVLLSCNMLLISSPPAAAAATIDAQVEAEAEALRNSTWWWYMENTTSHHCTWDGITCNREGHVIQITYSPPRCMLSQLKFSSFPSLLHLNLSHSFIYGRIPDEIGTLTKLTYLRISDCRLDGELPVSLGNLTLLEELDLSYNYDLSGAIPSSLGYLKNLIHLDLSYNYDLSGAIPSSLGYLKNLIHLDLSYNYDLSGAIPSSLGYLKNLIHLDLRYNYFLYGVIPSSFGNLKNLIHLDLGYNSLSSVIPSSLGSLTNLEYLYLNFNRINGSIPSEIGNLKNLIHLDLGSNSLSSVIPSSLGSLTNLEYLYLNFNRINGSIPSEIGNLKNLIHLDLGSNSLSSVIPSSLGSLTNLEYLYLNFNRINGSIPFEIGNLKNLVQLSLSHNALVGAIPSSLGHLTNLTYFHLIKNQIQGPIPLTFGHLTKLSHLYLCYNQINGSISPGIWNLKNLIHLRLDHNNFTGVIPSSLGYLIHLNELSISRNRISGRIPSKIGNLNNLTSLDLSDNLIHGKIPSQLQNLKILVNLNLSHNKLSGCIPPLAIYDHIRSSLDLSHNDLEGHIPFGLQSKFSRGAFDNNKGLCGEIKGWPHCKRGHKIVLIIVIAISTVLFLSFAVFGFLLLLRKTKQGQTKTTSTKNGDIFSIWNYDGKIAYEDIIEATEDFDIKYCIGIGGYGSVYKAQLPTGNVVALKKLHGWETDEATYLKSFQNEVQILSKILHRNIVKLHGYCLHKRCMFLIYKYMERGSLFCVLNNEVEALELDWIKRVNVVKSIVHALCYMHYDCTPPIVHRDISSSNILLDYKLDAFLSDFGTARLLHPDSSNQTLLAGTYGYIAPGKYTPFFS